CTGTAGCTGAAACCGTGTTCCCACCACACCAGGCCGACACGCCGCTGCTCCAAGGGTTGGTCCACGGAGGTTCATCGTGTAGCGCCTCACCAACCAGCGGTGTCGCCGTCGCGAAGCGCTTCGGCCATGGCCATGCCGGTTTCTCTCGCAGTGAGATAGGGGCGTACATCATGTGCTTTGGCGCCATTGTGAACCAGGAGATCGCGGATATCGTCCCCGAAGGATGGCGCCAGTTCCTTGGTCAGAGCGACGACATCACCCGCGTCGGCGATGTTGGTCCAGCGCTTCACCGGAGCCGGCCATCTCGCGTGACCAACGACTGGTGAAGGCGTGAGACGCTCGAAGACAAGGTTGCGAACGGCAAGCGGGGAGCCCATGGTGATCAGCGTGAGATCGGACCACTCCGCATGGGCGCACAGCACCTCGTACGCAACGACAGTGCCCAAGGAGTGGGCGACGATCACTTCGGTGTCCTGGCTTATGGCACGGGCCAGACGGGACTGTACACCAGTACGTATTTCCGGCTCGGTGAAGTAACGCCGCACCTGGCGGGCGCTGCCGATCACGGCGCGTTCACTAAGACCCGCGAAGAAAGCTGAGTGGCTGAGCGCGTCCAGGGCCCGCTGGACCAGGAGGGGTGTCCGAAGCCGCGTCGCTGTGCCCGGGCCGGCAACTCGCCTCTCCTGCTCAGCAGCGGACATCCACCACTGGTGGAGCAGATCACGCTCGATGCCCTCCTGTATGTCGGAGGCGTCGAGTTCCGGCTCACCAAGAGCACGGTGTCCAGCGGGGCGGAAAAGATCGCCGTAGAAAGCCATGGAGACTTCGTCCTGCGCAAGATCCACACCGGCCGCCAGTATGAGACCGTCTTTCAACGACGGATACCAGTCGGCGAGCAATGTCTGCGGTCCTTTGTTCTGCTGGGCGATGCCGTGGACGAGAACAACACGGGTCATGATCCGCCCCAATGGGTGGCGAGATTGAGCCGCAACGCGATCACGCCCATGTCTGTTGCCACGCAGACCTGTCCGCCCGTATCGATCGCGATTCCATTGATACCGCTACCGATGTCGAGTTCCGCGGTCCGCAATTGGCCGTCCATCGCCCAGACCCGCATGAGCCCATACCGGTCGGCCGCCAGTAGAAGAGGAACACCGTCAATCTCAGCGGCACAAATAGCCCGCACAGCGGATGGGAACGGTTCGAGATCGACGCTGGTGTCCTGGCGGCTCTCCATGCCCCAGACCCGGAGCCGTCCATCGCCCGCCCCTGTGATCACCGAGCTACGCCCGCCCCAACGCGCGATTTCCACGGCGTACGCCCCCTCGGTGTGGCCACCAAGAGGTTCCCCCAGCTGATCACCCCGGCTCGGATCCCAGAGCCGTACCGTGCCGTCTGCTGAGGCACTCGCCACTACTCGCATGCGGCCGACCGTCCCAGCACACAGCCCCATCACCTCGGCCGTGTGGCCGGACATCGGTGCGCAGACGGGCGCCTGGCTGTGGAGGCCCCAGACTTCGAGGGTGTAGTCCGGCCCAATCGACACCACCACCACTTCGCCGCTGTTCGTTATCAGCAAACACGACCGATAGGACGTCCCAGTACGCTTGCCGATCTGCCTGCGAGACGACAAACTCCATGCCCGCGTGTCCATCCAACTGCTGCGAACCACCACACCCTCCCCGCCCAGTTGGGCTGCAGCAATCCCGAATGTCACTTGCGAAGTAGTGGTCAGATGAGCCGCAACTTGCTGTCCGGTCCCTAGATCGTGCGTCCTCACCACACCGTCCATGGCGCCAGTAACGACGACTGCCTTGCCGTCAGGTGGGCGCAGGATATCGGCAGAGACCAACCCGCGTGCCGAGTCGCCCAACGGCTCCCCAATTGGCCGCATCGAAGCAACATCCCAGACCCGCACATCACGCCAAGAGGCGACCACTGCCAGAGCAACACCGTCGATGTGTGTCAACACCGGAGCAGCACATCTCAGCACATCCCAAGACCGGTTGTATCCCTCCAACGGTGGCCCCACGGATACTGCTGTCTCCAAGTCCCAGATGCGAACGGTACTGTCCAAGGAAGCGGTCGCTACGACCGTCGCTGAGTTGATTCGGCCCAGCATGCCTGAAATCACGATATCCGTATGGCCGGTGTACGGGCCCCCGACCCTTGAGGCGTCGAGTACATCGTGGACGTAGATCTCGTTGCCCTTGAACGTGACCACCGCGACTGCCCGCCCGCCATGGAACGCCACTCCGACCGTCCGCGCGGACTGCGTAAGCTCCGCTGCGTCGAAGTGTGCGCGAGGCGTACTTGGCCATTGACTCCCCTCGGTCAGATCCACCTGCCACACGTAGGCATGGTCGAGCGAGGTAGCGAGGATGATCTCTACGCCGCGTCCCAAAGACCGTACGGCAAGTTGCTCAATACCGCCGATATGGCCGACGAGAGGGGGACCAGCCGCGGCTCCCCTGGCGACATCCCAGACCCGGACAGTCCCGTCTTCGCCACCGGTAACCAGTACCGACACGGCGCCGAGCACGCAGAAGGCCGCACACCGCACGGCATTCGTATGCCCCAGCAAGGGCGGCTTCAACAACGAGCCCGTAAACGGCTCCCAAAGCCTTACCTCGGTGTCGGCCCCACCGGTCGCAACAACTGTCTGTCCGTCCAGAACCGCTATGGCGACGGCAGAGATCTCGCCAGAATGTCCTTTCATCGGTTCGCCGACTTGTACACGAGTCCGCAGATCCCACAGCCGGGCCGTCGTATCCTGTCCCCCCGTGACCAGCAGTGTACGGCCGCGATCCTCGCAAACCGCCGTACTTCCCACCGGCCGGCTATGACCTTCGTCCGGCTGGTCAGCGGTCAGGTCCCAGATGCGGGCGGTTCGGTCATGGCTGACCGTGACGCCGATGGAGCTGTCACCACCAGTGAGCGTCGCTGCCCGGATCTCTTCCACATGGCCTCGGAGCGGGGAAGCGAGTTGCTGCAACGTTCGCAAATCCCAAAGCCGTGCCTCGTTCCGCCCGCAGGTCAGCGCCACTGGGCGGCCCTTCAGCCAACCCGTGACAGCAGAGCGGACACCGCTGCTGCTCCAATAGACATGTGCCATAACTGGTTCGCCGATCTGCCGACGGTCGGTGAGGTCCCATCGGCTGAGCATCCCTGCTGCGTCCCCAACCAGAGCAACGGTTCGACCGTCGAGTTGGGCTGCGCACACTGCGGTGACCGCGTCGGCCGGCCCAATAAGAGGGCTCCCGTCGAGTCGGGCATCTCCGCCGTTGAATACGTCAGTCAGGTCCCAGATGTAGACAGCCTTGTCGTCTCCTCCGGTGATGGCGACAGGGCGCCCTTCGAGCTGTCCGAGGTCGGCATCGCGCACCGTACGTTTGTGAGCGGCCAACTCCGCGCCGAGCTGCTTCCGTCCGTCAAGGTCCCAGATGCGCGCGGTGCCGTCCGCACTCGCGGTCAACACGACAGGCCGCCCGTTAAAGGCTCCGATTGCGATGCTCTCAACCCGGTTGGTGTGACCCGTCAGGGCATCCCCGTACTCTTGACCGGCTGAAAGATCCCACACCTTTACCGTGCCGTCAGCCGCACCGGTGAGGACCACTGTGTAGTCACCCAGTTCACCTATGGCGACAGCGCTCACTGACGTGCCTACGGTTAATGGTTCGCCGATTTGGCGCTGCGAGGCAAGGTCCCAGACGCGGGCCGTTTCGTCCGTGCTTCCCGTCACCGCGATGGGACGACCGTCGAGCTCCCCGACCGCGACACATCCGACCTTTTTCGTGTGACCGTGGAGCAGTCGGTGCACTCCGCTGGTTGACCACCACGCCCACCGAGCAGACCACGGAAGGTTGACCCCGAGTACGTCGATTCGGTCGGCGAGTTCGTTGGCCTCGCAACGGCGGGCCGACAGTTGCAGGTCGGCCGCCCGGTCCCCGACGGCGCGATCACTCGTGAGGTGGTGCGCGACCTGTTCGTAGGAGCTGCGTATCCGCCTGGGACCTTCGCCTTCAATCGAGGCTAACGCCCTTAAAAGGGCCAGCGGCTCGCTGGCGAGCAGGAATCCTGGGTCCTCAATGAGAGCGGTCAGCACTCTGGCCGCCGCTGCGTGGGTGGACAAATGCTGACGGACGTAGGGGACAGCAGTGAACCACCCCAGTCGCTCCCCGGGCACGGTGGGGACGAGAGACATCAGTGCCTCGACAACCGACCGCTGGATCTCCTCGGAGGGTCGGTCGGCCGTCGCGCGCAGGTGCTCGGCCAGTGCTTTGTGGTAGAGCCGATAGGCCGAACGCCGGTCTTCGTCAAGAACTTCGGCGATGTACGCTTCCGCGACGTCCAAGGCCCAGGAGACATCTTCCTCCGTACAGGGCACGCCGGAGATGACCGTACTCATCGCCGTCCACGTCCGGCCGCGAGGCAGGCCCTTCCCTTCTGAAAAAGCGAGGGCGATCAGCATGCGGCGGACCCGTGGCTCGTCCGGCCCGAAACGCGCGAGGTAGTCGTCAAACGCCTCGCCGACCTCACTCGGGAGTTTGTCCGCCCAACGGGGTTGGCTGACGTCCACAGGCGTCACATCCGACCGCAGGGTACGCGCGGTCGTCCTTGCGTAAAGGTAGACGCCGGCCGCCTTCTCTGCGACTCCGCAGGCGACCGTCCGTGCAAGAGCGCGCTGGCCACGGTACGGAGTGCGCACCTCAGCCTCCTCGCTCGCGAGAAGAACCCGTGTGACGTAGCCCGCCACATCGTCCACGCTGGCGCGGTACTGGGGCTGGTCCAGGTCGAGGCAGACAAAGGTCGGCCCCAGGGGGCCGACGAGCTCATGGCGGGTTCCGACCAGAAGCCGTACGCCCTGGATCTCCGACATGGGGCGGAGCAGTTCCCGGGTGATCCGCCTGGGCTCGCCGTGACCGCCGGCATCCGCAGCGGTATCCGAGCCCGCTTCGTCCACCGCATCCACGACGATGACAAGCGGCACCCCCTGGCGCCCCTTCTTGGTCAACTCCTGAAGTAGTGCAGCGGCACCATCGGCTTCGACCTCAAGAGCGGTGGCGAGACGTTCCACCACCTCTTCGAGCCGCTTGTGACGGGCGTGCACTGAAGCCGTGACACACCCCGCAGGCACCACGGTTGCGGGGTCGACGCCAGCAAGGTCGAGGCGGTCCCGGTACCAGTTGTCCGACAGTGCGACGATCCTTCCCAGGACTGCCGACTTCCCGCAGCCGGGACTTCCGGTGACGACTCTGCCTCTGCCATCTCCACCGTCAGCGGTCAGCCAGGCCACCAGTTCTGACAGCACTCGGAGCCGCCCGCTGAAGTAAAGCCCCTGCTCCGACTCGAACTCGACGCCACGCGAGCGCGGCCCAAAGTGCTCCGTCAGGTCTTTTAAGGCAACCCTCCGCTGCACTTCCAGGTCGGTTCCGATCGCCGGCAGTTCATCCGTGTACCCGCCGTTCGGCAGAAACGGCGCCAGGCCGGTCACCAGACCGCAGGCTAACTCCGCACGCTGACCCAGCCCATCGGCCTCGAACCGCTCGTTGACCGCCTTGACCAGTTCTGTGAGATCGAGATACCGCTGCCGCTGGCCAGTACGCCCTGTGGTCGTCTCAACGGCCTCAGTCAGTGCTGCTACGAACGCGCCGTCCTCGGCAACGTCCTTCCTTCGGGCGGACGCAAGAAACCACAGGCCCGTTGAGCCAGCATCCGCGTTCCGATAGGCGATCGTCCGCAGCGCGACCGCCGATGCCTCCGCACCCCCCACACTGCCAGCGCAGGTGTCGAGAATCAGCAGGAGGTGCCGGAGGTTGCCCCGGCACAAGATACGCACCAGATCCTCGGTGGCCAGCGCAGTGGTCGCGAGGTCTCCGTCACGTGAGTCCCAGCACAGCAGATAGTGCCGGTCACGCTCTTCCACCGAACCGTGGCCCGCGAAGTAAACGACCACCACGTCGTCACTGGTGAGAGCGGCGTCTTCCGACCAATGCGACAGTTTTTGCCGGATTTGCTCGGCTCCGTCGTATTCGCCGAGCCCGGGCAGCACCGACTCGTACCCGAATCCAGCGAAAAGATCTCTCGTCTCGCGAACGTCAGAGGGCACAGAGCGTAGCTGATCGTCCTCGGGGAGGTGGCGGTATCGACCGTCCCCCAACGCTATGAAGAATCTCCGAACCAACTCCACCTCCCCACCGCGAATTCACGAGCTTGCGAAGACTGTAGCGATCAGATCGCACTTCGCACTCGCCAAACACCAGACTGGTCACTTCCTTTGGAAACGGGTTCGCCGCAACCCTCCCAGGAGCCCCAACCTGTGGCGCAGATCCGAAGGCCGCTCCCGAAAGAGTCGATCACAGCCGGTTGACACCGACCCCGTCATCCGGCTGCCTCACTTCCTCGAGCTCGAATCTGGTCCCCTCGCCCCGACTCACCGGCCGAAGGCGAGTTCGCGGAAGCGGTTGCGGATCGTGGTGAGGGGTTCGCGGTCGCGGGTGAAGTAGAGCTTGTTCGTCAGGAGCACGGCCCACGTCCCGCTCCGGGGTGAAAGCCACATGCCCGTGCCGGTGAAGCCGTAGTGCACCCAGACCTGTTCGGCCGGGTCGGTGCCGGGGGCGGGGTGCCAGAACAGGCCGCGAACGGGCTCCAGTTCGCCGGTCTGGACGGTCAGGGACTCTCGCGTCCACGCGGGGCCGAAGCCGGGACGGCAGGCGGCGGGGTCGAGGAGGCAGCGGAGGAAGACGGCGAGGTCGTCCAGGACGGAGAAGACACCGGCGATGCCGCACACACCGCCCAGAAGACGGGCGGAGAAGTCGTGCGCGGTGCCCTGGAGGTGGACGCCGGTGTCATCGTCCAGTTCGGTGGGGGCGGATCGGGCGGCGAGGTCGGCGGGCAGCGGTCCGAAGCGGGTGCCGGTCATGCCGAGCGGTCCCCAGGTCCGGGTCAGCGCAAGCCGGTCCAGTGGTTGGCCGGAGAGGTGTTCGGCGAGGTAGCCGAGGATGAGGGCGGCCCGGTCGGTGTACTCGACGGCTTCGCCGGGCGGCCGGTGCAGGGCCTCGTGGAGCACGCCGGCGCGGACGGCGGCCGGGTCGGTGCCGTAGAGGTTCCGCAACTGGGCCCGCAGGGGAAGTCCGGCGGTGTGGGTGAGCAGGTTGCGGACGGTGACCAGGCCGAGAGGGTGGCCTTCCACCTCGGGCCAGAAGCTGCCGAGGGGTTCGTCGAGGGGGAGCGTGCCGTCGGTCCACAGGGCGCCGACCGACGACCACACGGCGAGGATCTTGGTGAGGGAGGCGGTGTCGAAGACGGTGTCGAGCCGCGTCTTCTGCTCGGGCCGGTCGGGGTCGGGGCAGCCGACGGCACCGCCGGCCAGGGCGCCGTCGGCGGTGCCGAGGCCCCAGACGGCGCCCGGATACACCTTGTCGCGGACACCGTCTTCCAGCAGTTGGCGGATGCCGTCGCTGCTGGGCGTCATCGTCTCCCCGGCTCCTCGTGGATGGTCCGCCCCGACAGCGTAGTGAGGCAAGGGCGCCGGCGGGGGTTGCGGCGCGAGCGCGCCCCCGCGCGCAGAGGGCGGGCCGCGCACGGTGGTGGGTGCGCGGCCCGCTCCGGGTTCTGTGTCAGTCCCCGAGGTCGGTCAGGAACTTCTTGGTGTACTGCAGCGGTGTCGTGCTGGAGACCGAGTTGCAGGTGGGGGACGCGTACGTGTACGAGCAGGGCGTGTCACGGTCAAGTGACCAGTGGTGCAGCCCGGCCAGGCCGTTGCTGACCGCGTAGGACGTCAGCGTGTCCACGTCCGCGGTGGTGAAGGTCTCGCTGGTGGCGTCGTTCATGCCGATCATCGGGGTGACGGCGATCTTGCTCGCCGGGATCCCGTAGGTGTGCTCCAGGTTCTTCACCGCCTGGATCGCCGACTGCGCCATCTGGCAGCTGCCGGAGGAGACGACGCACACGCTGCTGGACGCGTTGCCGTAGTCCATGGTCATCAGGTTGACGACGTACTTCTTCAGGCTGGACCCGAGCACTGCCTGCACGACCTCGTTGCCGAGCGAGTTCACGCCGCCGTAAGAGCCGTCGGACGCTCCCAGCGTGGCGAGGGTGAACGAGAACTGCAGGTTCGGGTACTGCGCCTGTGCTCCCGCCGCCGCGGCGACCAGGTTCTGGATGTCCGACTGGCTCTGGCCGCCTTCGATGTCGAAGTCGATGCCGACCAGGTTCGGGCTGGCGTAGCGGGCGATGAACGATTCCATGCCGGCCGTCGAGCCGCAGGTGAAGCTTCCGGCCGCACCGCCGGTCGACACCACGTAGTTGAGGTTGGCGGAGTGGAGCTGGGGCACGTTCTCGGCGGCCCAGTTGGCGCCCGAGACGCCGCCCCAGTTCTCGCTGCCGCAGGCTCCGGTGGCGAACGCGAGGGTGAGCGCGGGCAGCTTCGGCACGTAGCCCGACACCACGCTGCCGGAGCCGACCACGGGCAGGGTCGACCCGCTCACGGCCGACTGCATCTGGTAGGTGTTCCAGTTCATGTTGATCGTGACGTCCTTGTACGGGCTGAAGAGCAGACCGCTCACCGAACCCGTACCGGTGCCGCCGGTGCCGCCGGTCCCGCCGGTGCCGCCGGTCCCCCCTCCCGACGATCCGCCGCCGGTACAGGCGCCGTTGGACGTCCAGGGCTGCCCGGAACCGCTCCCGCCGTTGCTGGTCGCCGGGTCGTTGCCCTGGGTCCAGTAGTTGGCGGTGTAGTTGGTGCCGTTCTCGCTCGCCTGCTGGCCGGCTGTGTAGACGGTGCCGGAACTCCACGCCGCGGCGCATGTGGTGGCCGCCTGCGCGGTGGGCGCCGCGGCCACCGCGAACGCCAGGCCGCCGACCGTCAGCCCGAGCGCCGAGCCGGCGACGAGAGCCTTGCTCAGAATCCGATTTCCGACTCGCATGAACTCTCCAAGGATGAGAGGAGTGTTGCGATGTGCGGCACCTCACTGAGCCGGTGGACCGGCGAGGTGGCCACTGTGCCCGTGGGCGAACCGAGTGGTCTTGACCACTCGCGCAGATTGGTCAAGACCACTTTGTACGGGTGGTGAACGGGCCGGTCAACCCTTCGACAAGGTCGCGTGGGGAGTTGGCCGGATCCGGTGGGTGCCCCTTGGGCCGCAGTCGTCCACGGACGTCGCAGTTCCCGCGTGGGGTGCCGTCGGCGGGACGGCCGGGATCGGCCGGCGCCGGAAGGGGTGCCAGCCGTTCGGGGACGGTGCGGACGGAGGAACATCCGCGTGTTCGGGACTTCTTGACGGTCTGTCGGACAACCCGCCGCGTGAGCGCGCGGGGCTACACTCGGCCACCGGGAGGTGCCCATGGCGCGGCCGGTGCGGGACGACGGGGGCGGCGGGGGTGACGGGAGCGGCGCGGGCTGGTTTCCGCATCTGGAGGCGGTACGGGGGGCGTTGACCACGCTGTACCGGCGGCTGTCGGGGGACGGGGTGGCCCGGTTCGCGGCAAGTGTGCGGCCGGAGGTCGTGGAGTTCCCGGGCGACGAGGACCCGTACCTGGGCGCGCAGCGGATCGCCGGGGCTATCGTGGCGCACCTGGGGCTGCCGGACGCGCGGATGGTGGTGTCGTACCGCGACATGCCGTACGCGGGCCGGGTGGAGCTGGCGGCGGGCCCGGAGTACTTCGTGGAGCTGCACTCCCGGTTCAGGGAGGACCGCCGGGACGTGGGCGCGGCGCTGGCCCACGAGGTGACGCACGTGTACCTGCACCGGCTGGGGCTGCGCGGGCCGGAGGTGTGGGAGGACGAGATCCTCACGGACACGGTGGCGGCGTACCTGGGGGTGGGCTGGCTGCTGCTGGACGCGTACCGGCACGAGCCGGCGATGCGCGGGGAGCGGATCACCATGGCCGCGTACACGCTGGGCTACCTGACGCCGCAGGAGTACGGGTACGTGCTGGCCAAGCGGGCGCTGGCGCTCGGGGACGACATCGAGCCGTGGTTCACCAGCCCGTACGCGCGCGACGCCTACCGGACGGGGCTGGAGCTGGCCCGCCGGGACCTGCGGCGGCCACCGCTGGCCGCGGCGCCCTGGACGGCCCGGCGTCGGTACGCCCGCCACCGGGACCAGGGCGTCTCCGGCCCGGACCGCGCCTTCGACGGCCCGGCCGCCGCCCGGCGCGTCACCTTCCCCTGCCCGACGTGCTTCCAGCGCCTCCGCGTCCCCTGCGGCAGCCCCCTGCGCGCCCGCTGCGGCCTGTGCCACACCGTCCACGCCTGCGACCCGTGAGCGGTCCGGGGATACGGCGCAGCGCTCGCCTCCTGGTCGGGGAATGGCGAGCGCTGCGGTGTTGCGCGTTCCGCACTCCGTTGTGCGGGACGTCTACCGGGCGGCCCGGCCGGGGTGGGCCGGGCCGACCGGGGGTCAGACGGTGAGGGGCCGGTCGGTGGGCCGGATCGGCGCGGGCAGGGCCGAGGCGGTGCCCGTCAGGTAGGCGTCGACCGCCTTCGCGGCCGAGCGGCCCTCGGCGATGGCCCAGACGATGAGGGACTGGCCGCGGCCGGCGTCGCCGGCGGCGAAGACGCCCTCGACGTTCGTCTTGTAGTCGCGGTTGCGCGCGATGTTGCCGCGCGCGTCCAGCTCCAGGCCGAGCTGCTCGACCATGCCGTTCTTCTGGTCGGTGCCGGTGAAGCCCATCGCGAGGGTGACGAGGTCGGCGGGGATGATCCGCTCGGTGCCCTCCTGCGGGACGAACCTGCCGTCCTCGAAGACCACCTCGACCAGGTGCAGTTCGCGGACGTTGCCGTCCTCGTCGCCGGTGAACCGCATCGTGTTGACCGCGTACAGCCGCTCGCCGCCCTCCTCGTGGGCGGAGGTGACCTTGTAGACCATGGGCATGGTCGGCCACGGCTGGTGCGCCGGGCGCTCCTCGGTCGGGCGCGGCATGATCTCCAGCTGGGTGACGGAGAGCGCGCCCTGCCGGTGCGCGGTGCCGACGCAGTCCGCGCCGGTGTCGCCGCCGCCGATGACCACGACGTGCTTGCCCTCGGCGCTGACCGGCGGGGTGACGTAGTCGCCCTCCTGCACCTTGTTGGCCAGCGGCAGGTACTCCATCGCCTGGTAGACGCCGTTGAGCTCGCGGCCCTCGACCGGCAGGTCGCGGGCCGTGGTGGCGCCGGCCGCGATGACGACGGCGTCGTAGCGCTGGGCGAGCTTCGCCGCGTCCAGGTCGGTGCCGATCTGCACGCCGGTGCGGAACTTGGTGCCCTCCGCGCGCATCTGCTCGATGCGGCGGTTGATGTGGCGCTTCTCCATCTTGAACTCGGGGATGCCGTACCGCAGCAGGCCGCCGATGCGGTCGGCCCGCTCGTAGACGGCGACGGTGTGGCCGGCCCGGGTGAGCTGCTGGGCGGCGGCCAGGCCGGCGGGGCCCGAGCCGATGACGGCGACGGTCTTGCCGGACAGCCGCTCCGGCGGCTGCGGGCGGACGTCACCGCTGTCCCACGCCCGGTCGATGATGGTGACCTCGACGTTCTTGATGGTCACCGCCGGCTGGTTGATGCCGAGCACGCAGGCGGACTCGCACGGCGCCGGGCACAGCCGCCCGGTGAACTCCGGGAAGTTGTTGGTGGCGTGCAGCCGCTCGGAGGCGGCGGTCCAGTCCTCGCGGTAGGCGTAGTCGTTCCACTCGGGGATGAGGTTCCCGAGCGGACAGCCGTTGTGGCAGAACGGGATACCGCAGTCCATGCAGCGGCCGGCCTGCTTGGTGATGATCGGCAGCAGGCCGCCGGGGAC
This portion of the Actinacidiphila yeochonensis CN732 genome encodes:
- a CDS encoding caspase family protein — its product is MELVRRFFIALGDGRYRHLPEDDQLRSVPSDVRETRDLFAGFGYESVLPGLGEYDGAEQIRQKLSHWSEDAALTSDDVVVVYFAGHGSVEERDRHYLLCWDSRDGDLATTALATEDLVRILCRGNLRHLLLILDTCAGSVGGAEASAVALRTIAYRNADAGSTGLWFLASARRKDVAEDGAFVAALTEAVETTTGRTGQRQRYLDLTELVKAVNERFEADGLGQRAELACGLVTGLAPFLPNGGYTDELPAIGTDLEVQRRVALKDLTEHFGPRSRGVEFESEQGLYFSGRLRVLSELVAWLTADGGDGRGRVVTGSPGCGKSAVLGRIVALSDNWYRDRLDLAGVDPATVVPAGCVTASVHARHKRLEEVVERLATALEVEADGAAALLQELTKKGRQGVPLVIVVDAVDEAGSDTAADAGGHGEPRRITRELLRPMSEIQGVRLLVGTRHELVGPLGPTFVCLDLDQPQYRASVDDVAGYVTRVLLASEEAEVRTPYRGQRALARTVACGVAEKAAGVYLYARTTARTLRSDVTPVDVSQPRWADKLPSEVGEAFDDYLARFGPDEPRVRRMLIALAFSEGKGLPRGRTWTAMSTVISGVPCTEEDVSWALDVAEAYIAEVLDEDRRSAYRLYHKALAEHLRATADRPSEEIQRSVVEALMSLVPTVPGERLGWFTAVPYVRQHLSTHAAAARVLTALIEDPGFLLASEPLALLRALASIEGEGPRRIRSSYEQVAHHLTSDRAVGDRAADLQLSARRCEANELADRIDVLGVNLPWSARWAWWSTSGVHRLLHGHTKKVGCVAVGELDGRPIAVTGSTDETARVWDLASQRQIGEPLTVGTSVSAVAIGELGDYTVVLTGAADGTVKVWDLSAGQEYGDALTGHTNRVESIAIGAFNGRPVVLTASADGTARIWDLDGRKQLGAELAAHKRTVRDADLGQLEGRPVAITGGDDKAVYIWDLTDVFNGGDARLDGSPLIGPADAVTAVCAAQLDGRTVALVGDAAGMLSRWDLTDRRQIGEPVMAHVYWSSSGVRSAVTGWLKGRPVALTCGRNEARLWDLRTLQQLASPLRGHVEEIRAATLTGGDSSIGVTVSHDRTARIWDLTADQPDEGHSRPVGSTAVCEDRGRTLLVTGGQDTTARLWDLRTRVQVGEPMKGHSGEISAVAIAVLDGQTVVATGGADTEVRLWEPFTGSLLKPPLLGHTNAVRCAAFCVLGAVSVLVTGGEDGTVRVWDVARGAAAGPPLVGHIGGIEQLAVRSLGRGVEIILATSLDHAYVWQVDLTEGSQWPSTPRAHFDAAELTQSARTVGVAFHGGRAVAVVTFKGNEIYVHDVLDASRVGGPYTGHTDIVISGMLGRINSATVVATASLDSTVRIWDLETAVSVGPPLEGYNRSWDVLRCAAPVLTHIDGVALAVVASWRDVRVWDVASMRPIGEPLGDSARGLVSADILRPPDGKAVVVTGAMDGVVRTHDLGTGQQVAAHLTTTSQVTFGIAAAQLGGEGVVVRSSWMDTRAWSLSSRRQIGKRTGTSYRSCLLITNSGEVVVVSIGPDYTLEVWGLHSQAPVCAPMSGHTAEVMGLCAGTVGRMRVVASASADGTVRLWDPSRGDQLGEPLGGHTEGAYAVEIARWGGRSSVITGAGDGRLRVWGMESRQDTSVDLEPFPSAVRAICAAEIDGVPLLLAADRYGLMRVWAMDGQLRTAELDIGSGINGIAIDTGGQVCVATDMGVIALRLNLATHWGGS
- a CDS encoding serine hydrolase domain-containing protein, which codes for MTPSSDGIRQLLEDGVRDKVYPGAVWGLGTADGALAGGAVGCPDPDRPEQKTRLDTVFDTASLTKILAVWSSVGALWTDGTLPLDEPLGSFWPEVEGHPLGLVTVRNLLTHTAGLPLRAQLRNLYGTDPAAVRAGVLHEALHRPPGEAVEYTDRAALILGYLAEHLSGQPLDRLALTRTWGPLGMTGTRFGPLPADLAARSAPTELDDDTGVHLQGTAHDFSARLLGGVCGIAGVFSVLDDLAVFLRCLLDPAACRPGFGPAWTRESLTVQTGELEPVRGLFWHPAPGTDPAEQVWVHYGFTGTGMWLSPRSGTWAVLLTNKLYFTRDREPLTTIRNRFRELAFGR
- a CDS encoding carbohydrate-binding protein — its product is MRVGNRILSKALVAGSALGLTVGGLAFAVAAAPTAQAATTCAAAWSSGTVYTAGQQASENGTNYTANYWTQGNDPATSNGGSGSGQPWTSNGACTGGGSSGGGTGGTGGTGGTGGTGTGSVSGLLFSPYKDVTINMNWNTYQMQSAVSGSTLPVVGSGSVVSGYVPKLPALTLAFATGACGSENWGGVSGANWAAENVPQLHSANLNYVVSTGGAAGSFTCGSTAGMESFIARYASPNLVGIDFDIEGGQSQSDIQNLVAAAAGAQAQYPNLQFSFTLATLGASDGSYGGVNSLGNEVVQAVLGSSLKKYVVNLMTMDYGNASSSVCVVSSGSCQMAQSAIQAVKNLEHTYGIPASKIAVTPMIGMNDATSETFTTADVDTLTSYAVSNGLAGLHHWSLDRDTPCSYTYASPTCNSVSSTTPLQYTKKFLTDLGD
- a CDS encoding glutamate synthase subunit beta, producing MADPKGFLTTPRENNPTRAVEERKQDWREVYVPGGLLPIITKQAGRCMDCGIPFCHNGCPLGNLIPEWNDYAYREDWTAASERLHATNNFPEFTGRLCPAPCESACVLGINQPAVTIKNVEVTIIDRAWDSGDVRPQPPERLSGKTVAVIGSGPAGLAAAQQLTRAGHTVAVYERADRIGGLLRYGIPEFKMEKRHINRRIEQMRAEGTKFRTGVQIGTDLDAAKLAQRYDAVVIAAGATTARDLPVEGRELNGVYQAMEYLPLANKVQEGDYVTPPVSAEGKHVVVIGGGDTGADCVGTAHRQGALSVTQLEIMPRPTEERPAHQPWPTMPMVYKVTSAHEEGGERLYAVNTMRFTGDEDGNVRELHLVEVVFEDGRFVPQEGTERIIPADLVTLAMGFTGTDQKNGMVEQLGLELDARGNIARNRDYKTNVEGVFAAGDAGRGQSLIVWAIAEGRSAAKAVDAYLTGTASALPAPIRPTDRPLTV